One region of Candidatus Methylacidiphilales bacterium genomic DNA includes:
- a CDS encoding ATP-binding protein — MLLIGNPGSGKSMLAKRLPTILPTLSLEEAIETTRIHSVAGLLPPGQSLVARRPFRSPHHTISDVGLIGGSCPKHATLRAAH, encoded by the coding sequence ATCCTGCTCATCGGAAATCCCGGTTCGGGGAAAAGCATGCTGGCCAAGCGACTGCCCACCATCCTGCCCACCCTCTCCCTGGAAGAAGCCATTGAAACCACCCGCATCCACAGCGTGGCCGGATTGCTGCCCCCCGGGCAGAGCCTGGTCGCCCGCCGCCCCTTCCGCTCCCCCCACCACACCATCTCCGACGTCGGCCTGATCGGCGGCTCGTGTCCAAAACACGCAACGCTGCGAGCAGCACACTGA